The Mytilus galloprovincialis chromosome 4, xbMytGall1.hap1.1, whole genome shotgun sequence genome contains a region encoding:
- the LOC143071476 gene encoding uncharacterized protein LOC143071476 isoform X4, with protein MESSNESAEINGGEKESDKLLTSQSSTQNGQSPAAKSPKQSPQNLGVQKKENLTVSSASHSSLSRPSDVPTLRVTE; from the exons ATGGAATCGAGTAACGAATCGGCAGAAATCAACGGAGG agaaaAAGAAAGTGATAAACTCCTTACTTCACAGAGTAGTACACAAAATGGACAAAGTCCTGCTGCCAAATCTCCTAAACAAAGCCCTCAAAACTTGGGAGTACAGAAGAAGGAAAACCTGACAGTGAGTTCAGCAAGCCATAGCTCCTTATCTAGGCCGTCAGATGTTCCAACACTCAGAGTTACTGAG TGA
- the LOC143071476 gene encoding myogenesis-regulating glycosidase-like isoform X1, which yields MFKEKESDKLLTSQSSTQNGQSPAAKSPKQSPQNLGVQKKENLTVSSASHSSLSRPSDVPTLRVTEGTKFNRHIHFEVNNTKYMVNSDPADSEKTSIKRRILKVAVTIMFLVMAVGVIVIWSLHDGGKENKQAKFVFFHADDLYLKMDTGHEDQTSLAGSIGGDLFVVPGSDERGIDKCKSDAKWCFTWKEKTILTVDYVKRESLGCMDISWQNITSIFPTDCYELKMGYWFGMGGKEKWIANNNPLTEDYYLPGYDKQHGNVYEFYLLSSYGTSFYIVSEDPFRLRLNESDDTKLCISPVPVGPRMHTSLEYSICQGDSIQNTHTGASMMSHRQSTGSNKVNITPYERFSWSVGNVDELLNVTKVTDFMEKLKKRGFQCGEIEIDYKWETFEGDFEFDSNIKNTLNTLKNHDCQFILPISPVVSYMSKMFDYGVKNELFVKDMYQNTLRLYSYGDIQGALLDMSAKNTRDIMKEKLKNLANIINISSFKLKKVPVSVHTSAGDGGRFSVSGIFRGWINAIESLGKIHILENVYRAQDKSVLIEVGSSISLNTNNQSCLSNPFPTVFTLGIDGYPYLLSTVSKNNLTSDLFIRWLQYSAFFTGLTLPSDTLFMRNGTRPFVTKVKKFRDGFVSQIIRSLQPDVSPSRPILLPLWWHYSSDKKVFGIEDQFLFNETILIAPVFCAGQTTRDIYLPAIDGIWSHQPTGKNYNGNKWIRNFNVGLDEIHYFKAKNVY from the exons ATGTTTAA agaaaAAGAAAGTGATAAACTCCTTACTTCACAGAGTAGTACACAAAATGGACAAAGTCCTGCTGCCAAATCTCCTAAACAAAGCCCTCAAAACTTGGGAGTACAGAAGAAGGAAAACCTGACAGTGAGTTCAGCAAGCCATAGCTCCTTATCTAGGCCGTCAGATGTTCCAACACTCAGAGTTACTGAG GGCACAAAATTTAACAGACATATTCATTTTGAAGTGAACAATACTAAATACATGGTTAATTCA GATCCAGCTGACAGTGAGAAGACTTCCATCAAGAGGAGAATATTGAAGGTTGCCGTAACAATCATGTTTCTTGTCATGGCAGTTGGTGTGATTGTAATATGGTCGTTACACGATGGTGGAAAGGAAAATAAACAAGCCAAGTTCGTCTTCTTTCATGCTGATGATCTGTATTTGAAAATGGATACTGGACATGAAGACCAAACATCTCTTGCAGGGAGTATTGGTGGAGATCTATTTGTTGTACCTGGTTCTGATGAAAGGGGGATAGATAAATGCAAAAGTGATGCAAAATGGTGTTTCACATGGAAAGAGAAAACAATTTTGACAGTAGATTATGTTAAAAGAGAGTCATTGGGATGTATGGATATTTCATGGCAAAATATAACATCTATTTTCCCTACCGattgttatgaattgaaaatGGGATATTGGTTTGGAATGGGTGGTAAAGAAAAATGGATTGCAAATAACAATCCGTTGACTGAGGACTATTATCTCCCTGGCTATGATAAACAACATggaaatgtttatgaattttatttactttcatCATATGGAACATCCTTTTACATTGTTAGCGAAGATCCATTTCGGTTACGGCTTAATGAATCAGACGACACTAAGTTATGTATATCACCTGTACCAGTTGGCCCACGGATGCACACTTCACTTGAATACTCTATATGTCAAGGTGACTCGATTCAGAATACACATACTGGTGCATCAATGATGTCACATAGACAGTCCACAGGGTCAAATAAAGTCAATATAACACCATATGAAAGATTTTCATGGAGTGTTGGAAATGTTGATGAACTCTTGAATGTAACAAAAGTAACAGATTTTATGGAGAAATTAAAAAAGAGAGGTTTCCAATGTGGAGAAATTGAAATTGATTACAAGTGGGAAACATTTGAAGGAGACTTTGAGTTTGATTCCAATATTAAGAATACCTTGAATACCTTGAAGAACCATGACTGTCAATTTATCTTACCCATATCTCCTGTTGTGTCCTATATGTCAAAGATGTTTGACTATGGagttaaaaatgaattatttgtcaAAGATATGTATCAGAACACACTTAGACTGTATAGTTATGGCGACATACAAGGAGCATTGTTAGACATGTCAGCTAAAAACACTAGAGATATCAtgaaagaaaagttaaaaaatcTGGCAAACATTATTAATATTTCAAGCTTTAAACTGAAAAAGGTTCCGGTTTCTGTTCATACTTCTGCAGGGGATGGAGGACGATTCTCTGTAAGCGGAATTTTTCGAGGCTGGATTAATGCTATTGAAAGTCTAGGAAAGATACATATACTTGAAAATGTTTATCGAGCTCAAGATAAGTCAGTACTTATTGAAGTAGGGAGTAGTATAAGCCTTAATACTAACAACCAATCATGTCTCTCCAATCCTTTTCCTACGGTGTTTACATTAGGTATTGACGGATATCCTTATCTTTTGTCAACTGTGTCTAAGAACAACTTGACCTCAGACCTTTTTATTCGATGGTTACAGTATTCTGCATTTTTCACTGGACTGACTTTACCCTCAGACACACTTTTTATGAGGAATGGAACAAGGCCTTTTGTTACTAAAGTGAAAAAGTTTCGTGACGGATTTGTATCCCAGATAATACGATCTCTACAGCCTGATGTGTCGCCCAGTCGGCCTATCTTACTGCCTTTATGGTGGCATTATTCAAGCGACAAGAAGGTCTTTGGGATAGAAGATCAGTTTTTATTCAATGAAACAATTCTGATAGCTCCAGTGTTTTGTGCCGGGCAAACGACGAGAGATATTTATCTTCCAGCGATAGATGGGATCTGGTCACATCAACCAACAGGCAAAAATTATAATGGAAACAAATGGATTAGAAATTTCAATGTTGGTTTAGATGAAATTCATTACTTCAAAGCAAAAAATGTGTATTGA
- the LOC143071476 gene encoding myogenesis-regulating glycosidase-like isoform X3, translating into MVNSDPADSEKTSIKRRILKVAVTIMFLVMAVGVIVIWSLHDGGKENKQAKFVFFHADDLYLKMDTGHEDQTSLAGSIGGDLFVVPGSDERGIDKCKSDAKWCFTWKEKTILTVDYVKRESLGCMDISWQNITSIFPTDCYELKMGYWFGMGGKEKWIANNNPLTEDYYLPGYDKQHGNVYEFYLLSSYGTSFYIVSEDPFRLRLNESDDTKLCISPVPVGPRMHTSLEYSICQGDSIQNTHTGASMMSHRQSTGSNKVNITPYERFSWSVGNVDELLNVTKVTDFMEKLKKRGFQCGEIEIDYKWETFEGDFEFDSNIKNTLNTLKNHDCQFILPISPVVSYMSKMFDYGVKNELFVKDMYQNTLRLYSYGDIQGALLDMSAKNTRDIMKEKLKNLANIINISSFKLKKVPVSVHTSAGDGGRFSVSGIFRGWINAIESLGKIHILENVYRAQDKSVLIEVGSSISLNTNNQSCLSNPFPTVFTLGIDGYPYLLSTVSKNNLTSDLFIRWLQYSAFFTGLTLPSDTLFMRNGTRPFVTKVKKFRDGFVSQIIRSLQPDVSPSRPILLPLWWHYSSDKKVFGIEDQFLFNETILIAPVFCAGQTTRDIYLPAIDGIWSHQPTGKNYNGNKWIRNFNVGLDEIHYFKAKNVY; encoded by the exons ATGGTTAATTCA GATCCAGCTGACAGTGAGAAGACTTCCATCAAGAGGAGAATATTGAAGGTTGCCGTAACAATCATGTTTCTTGTCATGGCAGTTGGTGTGATTGTAATATGGTCGTTACACGATGGTGGAAAGGAAAATAAACAAGCCAAGTTCGTCTTCTTTCATGCTGATGATCTGTATTTGAAAATGGATACTGGACATGAAGACCAAACATCTCTTGCAGGGAGTATTGGTGGAGATCTATTTGTTGTACCTGGTTCTGATGAAAGGGGGATAGATAAATGCAAAAGTGATGCAAAATGGTGTTTCACATGGAAAGAGAAAACAATTTTGACAGTAGATTATGTTAAAAGAGAGTCATTGGGATGTATGGATATTTCATGGCAAAATATAACATCTATTTTCCCTACCGattgttatgaattgaaaatGGGATATTGGTTTGGAATGGGTGGTAAAGAAAAATGGATTGCAAATAACAATCCGTTGACTGAGGACTATTATCTCCCTGGCTATGATAAACAACATggaaatgtttatgaattttatttactttcatCATATGGAACATCCTTTTACATTGTTAGCGAAGATCCATTTCGGTTACGGCTTAATGAATCAGACGACACTAAGTTATGTATATCACCTGTACCAGTTGGCCCACGGATGCACACTTCACTTGAATACTCTATATGTCAAGGTGACTCGATTCAGAATACACATACTGGTGCATCAATGATGTCACATAGACAGTCCACAGGGTCAAATAAAGTCAATATAACACCATATGAAAGATTTTCATGGAGTGTTGGAAATGTTGATGAACTCTTGAATGTAACAAAAGTAACAGATTTTATGGAGAAATTAAAAAAGAGAGGTTTCCAATGTGGAGAAATTGAAATTGATTACAAGTGGGAAACATTTGAAGGAGACTTTGAGTTTGATTCCAATATTAAGAATACCTTGAATACCTTGAAGAACCATGACTGTCAATTTATCTTACCCATATCTCCTGTTGTGTCCTATATGTCAAAGATGTTTGACTATGGagttaaaaatgaattatttgtcaAAGATATGTATCAGAACACACTTAGACTGTATAGTTATGGCGACATACAAGGAGCATTGTTAGACATGTCAGCTAAAAACACTAGAGATATCAtgaaagaaaagttaaaaaatcTGGCAAACATTATTAATATTTCAAGCTTTAAACTGAAAAAGGTTCCGGTTTCTGTTCATACTTCTGCAGGGGATGGAGGACGATTCTCTGTAAGCGGAATTTTTCGAGGCTGGATTAATGCTATTGAAAGTCTAGGAAAGATACATATACTTGAAAATGTTTATCGAGCTCAAGATAAGTCAGTACTTATTGAAGTAGGGAGTAGTATAAGCCTTAATACTAACAACCAATCATGTCTCTCCAATCCTTTTCCTACGGTGTTTACATTAGGTATTGACGGATATCCTTATCTTTTGTCAACTGTGTCTAAGAACAACTTGACCTCAGACCTTTTTATTCGATGGTTACAGTATTCTGCATTTTTCACTGGACTGACTTTACCCTCAGACACACTTTTTATGAGGAATGGAACAAGGCCTTTTGTTACTAAAGTGAAAAAGTTTCGTGACGGATTTGTATCCCAGATAATACGATCTCTACAGCCTGATGTGTCGCCCAGTCGGCCTATCTTACTGCCTTTATGGTGGCATTATTCAAGCGACAAGAAGGTCTTTGGGATAGAAGATCAGTTTTTATTCAATGAAACAATTCTGATAGCTCCAGTGTTTTGTGCCGGGCAAACGACGAGAGATATTTATCTTCCAGCGATAGATGGGATCTGGTCACATCAACCAACAGGCAAAAATTATAATGGAAACAAATGGATTAGAAATTTCAATGTTGGTTTAGATGAAATTCATTACTTCAAAGCAAAAAATGTGTATTGA
- the LOC143071476 gene encoding myogenesis-regulating glycosidase-like isoform X2, with amino-acid sequence MRGQGILTLLKKMLHQCDKDVISFEQETNNSAEDPADSEKTSIKRRILKVAVTIMFLVMAVGVIVIWSLHDGGKENKQAKFVFFHADDLYLKMDTGHEDQTSLAGSIGGDLFVVPGSDERGIDKCKSDAKWCFTWKEKTILTVDYVKRESLGCMDISWQNITSIFPTDCYELKMGYWFGMGGKEKWIANNNPLTEDYYLPGYDKQHGNVYEFYLLSSYGTSFYIVSEDPFRLRLNESDDTKLCISPVPVGPRMHTSLEYSICQGDSIQNTHTGASMMSHRQSTGSNKVNITPYERFSWSVGNVDELLNVTKVTDFMEKLKKRGFQCGEIEIDYKWETFEGDFEFDSNIKNTLNTLKNHDCQFILPISPVVSYMSKMFDYGVKNELFVKDMYQNTLRLYSYGDIQGALLDMSAKNTRDIMKEKLKNLANIINISSFKLKKVPVSVHTSAGDGGRFSVSGIFRGWINAIESLGKIHILENVYRAQDKSVLIEVGSSISLNTNNQSCLSNPFPTVFTLGIDGYPYLLSTVSKNNLTSDLFIRWLQYSAFFTGLTLPSDTLFMRNGTRPFVTKVKKFRDGFVSQIIRSLQPDVSPSRPILLPLWWHYSSDKKVFGIEDQFLFNETILIAPVFCAGQTTRDIYLPAIDGIWSHQPTGKNYNGNKWIRNFNVGLDEIHYFKAKNVY; translated from the exons ATGAGAGGACAGGGAATTcttacattgttaaaaaaaatgcttcATCAATGTGATAAGGATGTTATATCATTTGAACAAGAGACAAACAACTCTGCTGAG GATCCAGCTGACAGTGAGAAGACTTCCATCAAGAGGAGAATATTGAAGGTTGCCGTAACAATCATGTTTCTTGTCATGGCAGTTGGTGTGATTGTAATATGGTCGTTACACGATGGTGGAAAGGAAAATAAACAAGCCAAGTTCGTCTTCTTTCATGCTGATGATCTGTATTTGAAAATGGATACTGGACATGAAGACCAAACATCTCTTGCAGGGAGTATTGGTGGAGATCTATTTGTTGTACCTGGTTCTGATGAAAGGGGGATAGATAAATGCAAAAGTGATGCAAAATGGTGTTTCACATGGAAAGAGAAAACAATTTTGACAGTAGATTATGTTAAAAGAGAGTCATTGGGATGTATGGATATTTCATGGCAAAATATAACATCTATTTTCCCTACCGattgttatgaattgaaaatGGGATATTGGTTTGGAATGGGTGGTAAAGAAAAATGGATTGCAAATAACAATCCGTTGACTGAGGACTATTATCTCCCTGGCTATGATAAACAACATggaaatgtttatgaattttatttactttcatCATATGGAACATCCTTTTACATTGTTAGCGAAGATCCATTTCGGTTACGGCTTAATGAATCAGACGACACTAAGTTATGTATATCACCTGTACCAGTTGGCCCACGGATGCACACTTCACTTGAATACTCTATATGTCAAGGTGACTCGATTCAGAATACACATACTGGTGCATCAATGATGTCACATAGACAGTCCACAGGGTCAAATAAAGTCAATATAACACCATATGAAAGATTTTCATGGAGTGTTGGAAATGTTGATGAACTCTTGAATGTAACAAAAGTAACAGATTTTATGGAGAAATTAAAAAAGAGAGGTTTCCAATGTGGAGAAATTGAAATTGATTACAAGTGGGAAACATTTGAAGGAGACTTTGAGTTTGATTCCAATATTAAGAATACCTTGAATACCTTGAAGAACCATGACTGTCAATTTATCTTACCCATATCTCCTGTTGTGTCCTATATGTCAAAGATGTTTGACTATGGagttaaaaatgaattatttgtcaAAGATATGTATCAGAACACACTTAGACTGTATAGTTATGGCGACATACAAGGAGCATTGTTAGACATGTCAGCTAAAAACACTAGAGATATCAtgaaagaaaagttaaaaaatcTGGCAAACATTATTAATATTTCAAGCTTTAAACTGAAAAAGGTTCCGGTTTCTGTTCATACTTCTGCAGGGGATGGAGGACGATTCTCTGTAAGCGGAATTTTTCGAGGCTGGATTAATGCTATTGAAAGTCTAGGAAAGATACATATACTTGAAAATGTTTATCGAGCTCAAGATAAGTCAGTACTTATTGAAGTAGGGAGTAGTATAAGCCTTAATACTAACAACCAATCATGTCTCTCCAATCCTTTTCCTACGGTGTTTACATTAGGTATTGACGGATATCCTTATCTTTTGTCAACTGTGTCTAAGAACAACTTGACCTCAGACCTTTTTATTCGATGGTTACAGTATTCTGCATTTTTCACTGGACTGACTTTACCCTCAGACACACTTTTTATGAGGAATGGAACAAGGCCTTTTGTTACTAAAGTGAAAAAGTTTCGTGACGGATTTGTATCCCAGATAATACGATCTCTACAGCCTGATGTGTCGCCCAGTCGGCCTATCTTACTGCCTTTATGGTGGCATTATTCAAGCGACAAGAAGGTCTTTGGGATAGAAGATCAGTTTTTATTCAATGAAACAATTCTGATAGCTCCAGTGTTTTGTGCCGGGCAAACGACGAGAGATATTTATCTTCCAGCGATAGATGGGATCTGGTCACATCAACCAACAGGCAAAAATTATAATGGAAACAAATGGATTAGAAATTTCAATGTTGGTTTAGATGAAATTCATTACTTCAAAGCAAAAAATGTGTATTGA
- the LOC143071479 gene encoding phosphomevalonate kinase-like isoform X1 has translation MDKIPEKVFVISGKRKSGKDYVASLMCNRIGKHLCSSVQLSGPLKKQYAEDHNLNFEKLMDSSEYKEKFRIDMIKWGEDKRTEDPGFFCRLATSKADLKKIWIITDARRKTDVDYFKENYNDRTLTVRVCAKESIRKSRGFTFTLGVDDAESECGLDEGIHWDYLIHNNGDQDLLDKDINHLVTIVQEKLCDVT, from the exons ATGGATAAAATTCCGGAAAAAGTGTTTGTTATTAGTGGTAAAAGGAAATCTGGAAAAGACTATGTGGCATCATTAATGTGTAATAG aatAGGAAAACATTTGTGTAGCAGTGTCCAGTTGTCTGGTCCATTGAAGAAACAATATGCTGAG GATCATAACTTGAATTTCGAAAAACTCATGGATTCATCAGAGTACAAAGAGAAGTTTAGAATTGATATGATTAAATGGGGTGAAGATAAGCGTACAGAAGACCCTGGATTCTTTTGTCGTTTAGCAACATCAAAAGCAGATTTGAAGAAAATTTGGATTATTACTGATGCCCGTAGGAAAACAGATGTGgattatttcaaagaaaactaTAATGACAGAACATTAACAGTGAGAGTATGTGCAAAGGAAAGTATTAGAAAATCCAGAGGGTTTACATTCACACTAG GTGTAGATGATGCAGAATCTGAATGTGGATTAGATGAAGGAATCCACTGGGACTATTTAATCCACAACAATGGTGATCAGGATCTATTAGACAAAGACATTAACCATTTAGTGACAATTGTACAAGAAAAACTATGTGATGTGACATGA
- the LOC143071479 gene encoding phosphomevalonate kinase-like isoform X2, whose product MSLVERNREDPVPENIIKIGKHLCSSVQLSGPLKKQYAEDHNLNFEKLMDSSEYKEKFRIDMIKWGEDKRTEDPGFFCRLATSKADLKKIWIITDARRKTDVDYFKENYNDRTLTVRVCAKESIRKSRGFTFTLGVDDAESECGLDEGIHWDYLIHNNGDQDLLDKDINHLVTIVQEKLCDVT is encoded by the exons ATGAGTTTGGTGGAGAGGAACCGTGAGGATCCTGTACCGGAAAACATCATTAA aatAGGAAAACATTTGTGTAGCAGTGTCCAGTTGTCTGGTCCATTGAAGAAACAATATGCTGAG GATCATAACTTGAATTTCGAAAAACTCATGGATTCATCAGAGTACAAAGAGAAGTTTAGAATTGATATGATTAAATGGGGTGAAGATAAGCGTACAGAAGACCCTGGATTCTTTTGTCGTTTAGCAACATCAAAAGCAGATTTGAAGAAAATTTGGATTATTACTGATGCCCGTAGGAAAACAGATGTGgattatttcaaagaaaactaTAATGACAGAACATTAACAGTGAGAGTATGTGCAAAGGAAAGTATTAGAAAATCCAGAGGGTTTACATTCACACTAG GTGTAGATGATGCAGAATCTGAATGTGGATTAGATGAAGGAATCCACTGGGACTATTTAATCCACAACAATGGTGATCAGGATCTATTAGACAAAGACATTAACCATTTAGTGACAATTGTACAAGAAAAACTATGTGATGTGACATGA